A genomic region of Nymphalis io chromosome 3, ilAglIoxx1.1, whole genome shotgun sequence contains the following coding sequences:
- the LOC126781277 gene encoding alpha-methylacyl-CoA racemase, translated as MALRGIKVIEMIGLAPGPFCGTILADFGATVTVVQRLNPSPVEVMLNGKRTISINLKTKEGMEILKKLCTTSDVLLDTYRPGVLEKLGLCSKTLLKENSRLIYAQLTGYGQSGHYRNKAGHDINYVAMSGLLSKLTKNGQPPQPPLNIIADFAGGSVICVLGILLALLERTKSGKGQIIDASMTEGAAYIGAWLYKTQNTNLFSGEPGTNMLDGGYPFYTTYKTKDNKFMAVGALEPQFYANLLKGLNLSEEIYTQGDIDICKKKFEEIFLTKTQEEWSSIFENLDACVTPVLDIDQVGDHICHSSRKSFYKDEENYIQPEPAPKLSISPGIPSGKQKSPKHGEHTVMVLKELGYTNSKIQDLIKNNCIYAYTNSQL; from the exons atggcgttaAGAGGTATCAAAGTTATAGAAATGATAGGATTAGCTCCAGGTCCTTTTTGTGGAACAATATTAGCAGATTTTGGGGCAACAGTAACAGTTGTTCAAAGG TTGAATCCTTCTCCTGTAGAAGTGATGTTAAATGGTAAAAGAACCATttccattaatttaaaaacaaaagaagggATGGAAATATTGAAAAAGTTGTGCACCACATCAGATGTTTTATTGGATACATACAGACCCGGTGTACTTGAAAAGTTAGGATTGTGTTCTAAGacacttttaaaagaaaattcaagATTAATTTATGCACAATTAACAGGATATGGACAAAGTGGTCATTATAGAAATAAAGCGGGTcatgatataaattatgttgCTATGTCTGGTTTACTTTCTAAGCTTACTAAAAATGGGCAACCACCTCAACCACCACTTAATATCATAGCAGATTTTGCTGGTGGTAGTGTTATATGTGTTCTAGGAATACTTTTAGCATTACTGGAAAGGACAAAATCTGGAAAGGGACAAATAATAGATGCAAGTATGACTGAAGGTGCAGCATACATTGGAGCTTggttatacaaaacacaaaatacaaacttatttagTGGAGAGCCTGGTACAAATATGTTGGACGGTGGTTATCCATTTTATACaacttataaaacaaaagataataaatttatggcAGTTGGGGCATTGGAACCTCAATTCTATGCAAATCTTTTAAAAGGATTAAATCTATCTGAAGAAATATATACACAAGGTGATAtagatatttgtaaaaaaaaatttgaagaaATTTTCTTGACAAAAACACAAGAGGAATGGAGctctatttttgaaaatttagatGCTTGTGTTACTCCAGTATTAGATATAGATCAAGTGGGTGACCATATCTGCCATTCATCacgaaaatcattttataaagatGAAGAAAATTACATTCAGCCAGAACCCGCTCCTAAATTATCTATATCACCAGGAATACCGAGTGGTAAACAAAAATCTCCAAAGCATGGAGAACATACAGTTATGGTATTAAAAGAATTAGGATATACAAACTCAAAAATACAAgacttgattaaaaataattgcatataTGCTTATACTAATTcacaactttaa
- the LOC126781081 gene encoding ubiquitin carboxyl-terminal hydrolase CYLD isoform X1: MSHEVHQEQELENPSSRDAQIDLFNLIGGSWPPAPREPEHPEYGSVPLSPRRNMQRTNHPERVKSVNIINHITPERRRNRPTTSSNIQITEDYSQNTKMVYENKKNETGLLVDVSSGDGPEELYDSPSLGSPRAITSNTKPSCQSPEHLQDDIGVGSLVEVATDVDQNYYGVVRWIGLIEDIATAGVELEQSVCGLGDGSHKGTRLFSCGASRALFVPLPLCRRDARFRDTPPPEPLRDERYDQPDCPVVTGVVPPLNSLGELAGKNRGIQGHHNSCYLDATLFAMFTFTSVFDALLYRPPEPEDSPHYSEVQRVLREEVVNPLRRHGYVRADRVMKLRTLLERLSDVPGLTSEEKDPEEFLNGLVAQLLRAEPFLKLSSGQEAYCYQLFVEKDEHITLPSVQQLLEQSFATSGVKLSEVPAAFIIQMPRFGKQYKLYQRVQPSPLLDVTDLIEGLPRQCAVCGSLARWECGACAAGGALDAGALCAACLRLAHAARPDHKATPLSVCEEYVNILETSPIPRVYMELFAVLCIETSHYVAFVKTGAGHDAPWCFFDSMADRKGERNGYNIPEIVEISELCAWLSEEGRALHAAAPLDRHLPAPAKRLLADAYMCFYRSPDLAMYR, from the exons ATGAGTCATGAGGTTCATCAGGAGCAAGAGCTTGAAAATCCAAGTAGCAGAGATGCTCAG AttgacttatttaatttaattggagGAAGCTGGCCACCAGCTCCAAGGGAACCTGAGCATCCAGAGTATGGATCAGTACCACTCAGTCCTAGACGCAATATGCAACGAACAAATCATCCTGAACGGGTCAaatctgtaaatataattaaccatATAACACCAGAAAGGCGTAGAAATAGACCTACTACATCTTCAAATATACAGATTACCGAAGATTACTCTCAGAATACAAAGATGgtctatgaaaataaaaaaaatgaaactggTCTCTTGGTTG ACGTCTCCAGCGGAGATGGTCCTGAGGAGTTGTATGATTCTCCGTCCTTGGGATCGCCTCGAGCGATAACATCAAACACGAAACCTTCGTGCCAGTCTCCTGAGCACCTGCAAGATGATATCGGGGTCGGATCGCTCGTAGAAGTCGCGACTGACGTCGATCAAAATTACTACGGCGTCGTTAGGTGGATTGGTCTTATCGAAG ACATAGCGACGGCGGGCGTGGAGCTGGAGCAGAGCGTGTGCGGGCTGGGCGACGGCAGCCACAAGGGCACGCGCCTGTTCTCGTGCGGCGCGAGCCGCGCGCTGTTCGTGCCGCTGCCGCTGTGCCGCCGCGACGCGCGCTTCCGGGACACGCCGCCGCCCGAGCCGCTGCGCGACGAGCGCTACGACCAG CCGGATTGTCCCGTGGTCACCGGTGTGGTTCCACCATTAAATTCGCTCGGTGAACTTGCGGGAAAGAATCGAGGAATACAGGGACACCACAACTCGTGCTACCTCGACGCCACGCTCTTCGCCATGTTCACGTTTACCAGCGTGTTCGACGCGCTGCTGTACCGGCCGCCGGAGCCCGAG GACTCGCCGCACTACTCGGAGGTGCAGCGCGTGCTGCGCGAGGAGGTGGTGAACCCGCTGCGGCGCCACGGGTACGTGCGCGCCGACCGCGTCATGAAGCTGCGCACGCTGCTCGAGCGCCTGTCCGACGTGCCCGGCCTCACCTCCGAGGAGAAG GATCCAGAAGAATTTCTGAACGGATTGGTTGCACAGTTACTAAGAGCAGAGCCATTTCTTAAATTATCCTCCGGTCAAGAAGCGTACTGTTACCAGCTTTTCGTCGAAAAAGACGAACACATAACATTACCGAGCGTGCAACAGTTATTGGAACAATCTTTTGCCACGTCCGGAGTGAAACTCAGCGAA GTCCCAGCtgcatttattattcaaatgccTCGGTTTGGTAAACAATACAAGTTGTATCAGCGAGTTCAGCCATCTCCATTGTTGGACGTCACTGATCTTATAGAAGGAT TGCCGCGGCAGTGCGCAGTGTGTGGCTCGCTGGCGCGCTGGGAGTGCGGCGcgtgcgcggcgggcggcgcgctggACGCGGGCGCGCTGTGCGCCGCGTGCCTGCGCCTCGCGCACGCCGCGCGCCCCGACCACAAG GCCACACCTTTATCTGTTTGCGAAGAGTATGTTAACATTCTCGAGACGTCACCTATTCCGCGCGTGTACATGGAGCTGTTCGCGGTACTATGTATAGAAACTAGCCACTACGTGGCATTCGTGAAGACGGGCGCCGGGCACGACGCGCCTTGGTGCTTCTTCGACTCAATGGCTGACAGGAAAG GCGAGCGCAACGGCTACAACATCCCGGAGATAGTGGAGATCTCGGAGCTGTGCGCGTGGCTGAGCGAGGAGGGGCGCGCGCTGCACGCCGCCGCGCCGCTCGACCGCCACCTGCCCGCGCCCGCCAAGCGCCTGCTGGCCGACGCCTACATGTGCTTCTACCGCAGCCCCGACCTCGCTATGTACCGGTAG
- the LOC126781081 gene encoding ubiquitin carboxyl-terminal hydrolase CYLD isoform X3, whose amino-acid sequence MSQSYYLRELPIEEIPLCVLQYEHDVSSGDGPEELYDSPSLGSPRAITSNTKPSCQSPEHLQDDIGVGSLVEVATDVDQNYYGVVRWIGLIEDIATAGVELEQSVCGLGDGSHKGTRLFSCGASRALFVPLPLCRRDARFRDTPPPEPLRDERYDQPDCPVVTGVVPPLNSLGELAGKNRGIQGHHNSCYLDATLFAMFTFTSVFDALLYRPPEPEDSPHYSEVQRVLREEVVNPLRRHGYVRADRVMKLRTLLERLSDVPGLTSEEKDPEEFLNGLVAQLLRAEPFLKLSSGQEAYCYQLFVEKDEHITLPSVQQLLEQSFATSGVKLSEVPAAFIIQMPRFGKQYKLYQRVQPSPLLDVTDLIEGLPRQCAVCGSLARWECGACAAGGALDAGALCAACLRLAHAARPDHKATPLSVCEEYVNILETSPIPRVYMELFAVLCIETSHYVAFVKTGAGHDAPWCFFDSMADRKGERNGYNIPEIVEISELCAWLSEEGRALHAAAPLDRHLPAPAKRLLADAYMCFYRSPDLAMYR is encoded by the exons ATGTCTCAATCATATTATTTACGAGAGTTACCTATCGAGGAAATACCTCTCTGTGTACTTCAATATGAACATG ACGTCTCCAGCGGAGATGGTCCTGAGGAGTTGTATGATTCTCCGTCCTTGGGATCGCCTCGAGCGATAACATCAAACACGAAACCTTCGTGCCAGTCTCCTGAGCACCTGCAAGATGATATCGGGGTCGGATCGCTCGTAGAAGTCGCGACTGACGTCGATCAAAATTACTACGGCGTCGTTAGGTGGATTGGTCTTATCGAAG ACATAGCGACGGCGGGCGTGGAGCTGGAGCAGAGCGTGTGCGGGCTGGGCGACGGCAGCCACAAGGGCACGCGCCTGTTCTCGTGCGGCGCGAGCCGCGCGCTGTTCGTGCCGCTGCCGCTGTGCCGCCGCGACGCGCGCTTCCGGGACACGCCGCCGCCCGAGCCGCTGCGCGACGAGCGCTACGACCAG CCGGATTGTCCCGTGGTCACCGGTGTGGTTCCACCATTAAATTCGCTCGGTGAACTTGCGGGAAAGAATCGAGGAATACAGGGACACCACAACTCGTGCTACCTCGACGCCACGCTCTTCGCCATGTTCACGTTTACCAGCGTGTTCGACGCGCTGCTGTACCGGCCGCCGGAGCCCGAG GACTCGCCGCACTACTCGGAGGTGCAGCGCGTGCTGCGCGAGGAGGTGGTGAACCCGCTGCGGCGCCACGGGTACGTGCGCGCCGACCGCGTCATGAAGCTGCGCACGCTGCTCGAGCGCCTGTCCGACGTGCCCGGCCTCACCTCCGAGGAGAAG GATCCAGAAGAATTTCTGAACGGATTGGTTGCACAGTTACTAAGAGCAGAGCCATTTCTTAAATTATCCTCCGGTCAAGAAGCGTACTGTTACCAGCTTTTCGTCGAAAAAGACGAACACATAACATTACCGAGCGTGCAACAGTTATTGGAACAATCTTTTGCCACGTCCGGAGTGAAACTCAGCGAA GTCCCAGCtgcatttattattcaaatgccTCGGTTTGGTAAACAATACAAGTTGTATCAGCGAGTTCAGCCATCTCCATTGTTGGACGTCACTGATCTTATAGAAGGAT TGCCGCGGCAGTGCGCAGTGTGTGGCTCGCTGGCGCGCTGGGAGTGCGGCGcgtgcgcggcgggcggcgcgctggACGCGGGCGCGCTGTGCGCCGCGTGCCTGCGCCTCGCGCACGCCGCGCGCCCCGACCACAAG GCCACACCTTTATCTGTTTGCGAAGAGTATGTTAACATTCTCGAGACGTCACCTATTCCGCGCGTGTACATGGAGCTGTTCGCGGTACTATGTATAGAAACTAGCCACTACGTGGCATTCGTGAAGACGGGCGCCGGGCACGACGCGCCTTGGTGCTTCTTCGACTCAATGGCTGACAGGAAAG GCGAGCGCAACGGCTACAACATCCCGGAGATAGTGGAGATCTCGGAGCTGTGCGCGTGGCTGAGCGAGGAGGGGCGCGCGCTGCACGCCGCCGCGCCGCTCGACCGCCACCTGCCCGCGCCCGCCAAGCGCCTGCTGGCCGACGCCTACATGTGCTTCTACCGCAGCCCCGACCTCGCTATGTACCGGTAG
- the LOC126781082 gene encoding protein O-glucosyltransferase 2-like has protein sequence MLAKYKIFVVLFLLNYLSANFGYKIQIYGPGLQPKNIVMPARYFVVNFTSIEDSYSRDLTANFAVEISGKSLKNNHCRVWANTLDRKDGTFIVRYKVYETCTELSISIYYKNKHIHESPFKFEGPIQPDQCVCPEGDVNQWLKQYQCPSSYDQIEQDLRPFEKVIMKNEVHKIIENYHKPESTSFCHYVLKNNEIYRDCYGKHVGFNMFADNILLSLTRKVVLPDMELVINLGDWPLVHKGSEPLPIFSWCGSNETLDIVMPTYDITESALENMGRVTLDTLSVQGNVEHKWADRESRAFWRGRDSRAERLKLIDIARAHPDLLNASLTNFFFFREKEAEYGPKQPHISFFKFFDYKYQINVDGTVAAYRLPYLLSGGALVLKQDSPYYEHFYSKLKPFEHFVPIARDLSDLPNKINWARENDEKAHKIAKNAQNFANNHLLPQHIICYHVVLFLEWSKRIEGEVKVGKDMIHIPQTKFECQCDASVKVNHEEL, from the exons ATGCTagcgaaatataaaatatttgttgttttatttttattgaattatttgagTGCAAATTTTgggtataaaatacaaatatatggcCCTGGTTTACAAcctaaaaatatagttatgCCGGCAAGATATTTCGTGGTTAACTTTACATCTATTGAAGACtc ATATTCAAGAGATTTAACGGCTAACTTTGCTGTGGAAATAAGTGGAAAGTCTCTGAAAAATAACCATTGCCGTGTTTGGGCAAATACGTTGGATCGAAAAGATGGAACTTTTATAGTACGGTATAAAGTATATGAGACTTGTACTGAATTATCAAttagcatttattataaaaacaagcaCATTCATGAATCTCCTTTTAAATTTGAAG GTCCAATACAACCAGACCAATGTGTCTGTCCTGAAGGCGATGTGAACCAATGGCTAAAACAATATCAATGTCCTTCATCCTATGATCAAATTGAACAAGATCTAAGACCATTTGAAAAAGTAATAATGAAGAATGAAGTGCACAAAATTATCGAAAATTACCATAAACCTGAAAGTACAAGTTTTTgtcattatgttttaaaaaataatgaaatatatagagATTGTTATGGAAAACATGTTGGATTTAACATGTTCGCTGATAACATTTTGCTTTCATTAACAAGAAAAGTTGTGTTACCTGATATGGAATTAGTAATAAATCTCGGTGACTGGCCACTAGTGCACAAGGGCAGTGAACCACTTCCTATATTTTCATGGTGTGGTAGCAATGAAACATTGGACATTGTGATGCCTACTTATGATATTACTGAATCAGCTTTAGAGAACATGGGCAG ggTCACATTAGATACTTTATCAGTTCAAGGTAATGTGGAACATAAGTGGGCGGACCGAGAAAGTCGAGCATTTTGGCGAGGGCGGGACTCCCGCGCTGAGAGATTAAAACTCATTGATATCGCGCGGGCTCATCCAGATTTATTAAATGCGTCCCTAACTAATTTCTTCTTTTTCCGCGAAAAAGAAGCAGAATATGGACCGAAGCAACCccatatatctttttttaaattttttgat taCAAATACCAAATAAATGTTGATGGGACAGTTGCCGCTTACAGATTACCATACCTTTTATCTGGAGGTGCCCTAGTACTGAAGCAAGATTCACCATACTATGAACACTTTTACAGCAAATTAAAACCTTTCGAGCATTTTGTTCCAATAGCAAGAGATCTTTCTGAtttaccaaataaaattaattgggCTAGAGAAAATGATGAAAAGGCACATAAAATTGCTAAAAATGCCCAAAATTTTGCAAATAACCATTTACTGCCACAGCATATAATATGCTATCATGTTGTTCTCTTCTTA gAATGGAGTAAAAGAATTGAAGGTGAAGTAAAAGTGGGAAAAGATATGATACATATACCGCAAACGAAATTTGAATGCCAATGTGATGCCAGTGTGAAAGTCAACCATGAAGAATTGTGA
- the LOC126781275 gene encoding 39S ribosomal protein L3, mitochondrial: MTTSNMKLLCTVLGKMRIDNITTRSHFSQPRFRPPYWYLPKERVMSDELLTQENKDFLEEVKQDKLKLQSALESPLAKEEPQELVQWNPFTRRVGLIARKIGNYPLWSKDGKKFQTTLLQIVDNHIIKYIPPEEFKPMKTSKVVWKEKQKLGCLLVGSETIDPSTVTKEYCGLFNSVGMLPKRHLCRFMVSPHAALPTGTPLFATHFRVGDHVDIRAKTIDRGFQGVMKRWGFKGMPASHGVTKTHRRPGNIGAGGEKARVWPGTKMPGHMGNRWRTLRGVKILRINTKHNILWMLGVGIPGETGAMCYLFDTVLPLKKLKTPPPFPTHPPVEDLPIEYHDESIHLFDEPTITFEES; encoded by the exons atgacCACTTCTAATATGAAATTACTATGCACCGTGTTAGGCAAGATGAG AATTGATAATATAACAACAAGATCACATTTCTCACAACCGAGATTCCGACCTCCGTATTGGTATTTACCTAAAGAAAGAGTT ATGAGTGATGAATTGCTAACACAAGAAAACAAAGACTTTCTCGAGGAAGTAAagcaagataaattaaaactcCAATCAGCCTTAGAATCCCCACTAGCTAAAGAAGAACCTCAGGAATTAGTTCAGTGGAATCCATTTACACGTCGAGTTGGTCTTATAGCACGGAAAATAGGAAATTATCCTCTGTGGTCGAAGGATGGTAAAAAATTTCAAACCACATTATTACAG ATTGTAGACAAtcacattataaaatacattcctCCAGAAGAATTTAAGCCAATGAAAACATCTAAAGTTGTTTGGAAGGAAAAACAGAAATTGGGTTGTCTCTTAGTTGGTTCAGAAACAATTGACCCTAGCACAGTTACCAAAGAATATTGTGGACTTTTTAACAGTGTAGGAATGTTGCCCAAGAGACACTTATGCAGATTTATGGTCTCACCACATGCAGCACTTCCAACTGGGACACCATTGTTCGCAACTCACTTTAGAGTCGGTGATCATGTAGACATCAGAGCTAAAAC taTAGATCGTGGATTTCAAGGAGTAATGAAACGTTGGGGTTTTAAAGGAATGCCAGCATCTCATGGTGTGACAAAAACTCACCGACGGCCAGGAAATATTGGAGCTGGAGGTGAAAAAGCTCGAGTTTGGCCCGGTACAAAAATGCCAGGTCATATGGGAAACAG gtgGAGAACATTACGTGGTGTAAAAATTCTACGTATTAATACAAAGCACAATATTCTTTGGATGCTAGGTGTAGGTATACCAGGGGAAACAGGAGCAATGTGTTACTTGTTTGATACAgtattaccattaaaaaaattaaaaactcccCCTCCCTTTCCCACGCACCCTCCTGTTGAAGACCTTCCTATAGAATATCATGATGAATCAATACATCTCTTTGATGAGCCCACAATAACCTTTGAAGAGTCTTAG
- the LOC126781081 gene encoding ubiquitin carboxyl-terminal hydrolase CYLD isoform X2, with product MQRTNHPERVKSVNIINHITPERRRNRPTTSSNIQITEDYSQNTKMVYENKKNETGLLVDVSSGDGPEELYDSPSLGSPRAITSNTKPSCQSPEHLQDDIGVGSLVEVATDVDQNYYGVVRWIGLIEDIATAGVELEQSVCGLGDGSHKGTRLFSCGASRALFVPLPLCRRDARFRDTPPPEPLRDERYDQPDCPVVTGVVPPLNSLGELAGKNRGIQGHHNSCYLDATLFAMFTFTSVFDALLYRPPEPEDSPHYSEVQRVLREEVVNPLRRHGYVRADRVMKLRTLLERLSDVPGLTSEEKDPEEFLNGLVAQLLRAEPFLKLSSGQEAYCYQLFVEKDEHITLPSVQQLLEQSFATSGVKLSEVPAAFIIQMPRFGKQYKLYQRVQPSPLLDVTDLIEGLPRQCAVCGSLARWECGACAAGGALDAGALCAACLRLAHAARPDHKATPLSVCEEYVNILETSPIPRVYMELFAVLCIETSHYVAFVKTGAGHDAPWCFFDSMADRKGERNGYNIPEIVEISELCAWLSEEGRALHAAAPLDRHLPAPAKRLLADAYMCFYRSPDLAMYR from the exons ATGCAACGAACAAATCATCCTGAACGGGTCAaatctgtaaatataattaaccatATAACACCAGAAAGGCGTAGAAATAGACCTACTACATCTTCAAATATACAGATTACCGAAGATTACTCTCAGAATACAAAGATGgtctatgaaaataaaaaaaatgaaactggTCTCTTGGTTG ACGTCTCCAGCGGAGATGGTCCTGAGGAGTTGTATGATTCTCCGTCCTTGGGATCGCCTCGAGCGATAACATCAAACACGAAACCTTCGTGCCAGTCTCCTGAGCACCTGCAAGATGATATCGGGGTCGGATCGCTCGTAGAAGTCGCGACTGACGTCGATCAAAATTACTACGGCGTCGTTAGGTGGATTGGTCTTATCGAAG ACATAGCGACGGCGGGCGTGGAGCTGGAGCAGAGCGTGTGCGGGCTGGGCGACGGCAGCCACAAGGGCACGCGCCTGTTCTCGTGCGGCGCGAGCCGCGCGCTGTTCGTGCCGCTGCCGCTGTGCCGCCGCGACGCGCGCTTCCGGGACACGCCGCCGCCCGAGCCGCTGCGCGACGAGCGCTACGACCAG CCGGATTGTCCCGTGGTCACCGGTGTGGTTCCACCATTAAATTCGCTCGGTGAACTTGCGGGAAAGAATCGAGGAATACAGGGACACCACAACTCGTGCTACCTCGACGCCACGCTCTTCGCCATGTTCACGTTTACCAGCGTGTTCGACGCGCTGCTGTACCGGCCGCCGGAGCCCGAG GACTCGCCGCACTACTCGGAGGTGCAGCGCGTGCTGCGCGAGGAGGTGGTGAACCCGCTGCGGCGCCACGGGTACGTGCGCGCCGACCGCGTCATGAAGCTGCGCACGCTGCTCGAGCGCCTGTCCGACGTGCCCGGCCTCACCTCCGAGGAGAAG GATCCAGAAGAATTTCTGAACGGATTGGTTGCACAGTTACTAAGAGCAGAGCCATTTCTTAAATTATCCTCCGGTCAAGAAGCGTACTGTTACCAGCTTTTCGTCGAAAAAGACGAACACATAACATTACCGAGCGTGCAACAGTTATTGGAACAATCTTTTGCCACGTCCGGAGTGAAACTCAGCGAA GTCCCAGCtgcatttattattcaaatgccTCGGTTTGGTAAACAATACAAGTTGTATCAGCGAGTTCAGCCATCTCCATTGTTGGACGTCACTGATCTTATAGAAGGAT TGCCGCGGCAGTGCGCAGTGTGTGGCTCGCTGGCGCGCTGGGAGTGCGGCGcgtgcgcggcgggcggcgcgctggACGCGGGCGCGCTGTGCGCCGCGTGCCTGCGCCTCGCGCACGCCGCGCGCCCCGACCACAAG GCCACACCTTTATCTGTTTGCGAAGAGTATGTTAACATTCTCGAGACGTCACCTATTCCGCGCGTGTACATGGAGCTGTTCGCGGTACTATGTATAGAAACTAGCCACTACGTGGCATTCGTGAAGACGGGCGCCGGGCACGACGCGCCTTGGTGCTTCTTCGACTCAATGGCTGACAGGAAAG GCGAGCGCAACGGCTACAACATCCCGGAGATAGTGGAGATCTCGGAGCTGTGCGCGTGGCTGAGCGAGGAGGGGCGCGCGCTGCACGCCGCCGCGCCGCTCGACCGCCACCTGCCCGCGCCCGCCAAGCGCCTGCTGGCCGACGCCTACATGTGCTTCTACCGCAGCCCCGACCTCGCTATGTACCGGTAG
- the LOC126781274 gene encoding uncharacterized protein LOC126781274, which translates to MSVAFAPRGNRPQLSPAQIQKMLDENAHLIQTIQEYQAKGQLMECHQYQQVLHRNLVYLATVADANQNIQALLPPPHQLAAGNVQQGPLNPPTSGADVPGSPQQPYRPPSGISSTPTRPTQSYGQRPYLQNQYQGQYQGAPGVYPPQASYGPPGQGYGPPNPTQQPQGYPPNSTYGPPITTSPNNYPPSTHPGPGYPQSASQQPYAPPPGSPAAAGSPYPVRGSSQPAYTGNSGYAPPQSGANYPNVGVSSYNSTTSQPQPYQSQPFPNTTPTSAYSSTPISQPNRSPQPPPSGYTSQNPTSTGYGSPSAQSPTYNSSSHGNNVPPSTVASGAPPQTGPPGQQYPPTGQPSPYPPATQPPYSNPSSQPGSPAPSVSTAPPPQSSYPQNPQNYPPGGGAYPPHAYQQGYPPAQYPPSPYPYARAPAPGAPPPGAPQPYPGYGFQPPNQQ; encoded by the exons ATGTCTGTTGCTTTTGCACCTCGAGGTAACCGACCTCAATTAAGCCCAGCACAAATCCAAAAAATGTTGGATGAAAATGCAcatttaatacaaacaattcAAGAATATCAAGCTAAAGGCCAGCTAATGGAATGCCACCAATATCAGCAAGTTTTACATAGGAATTTGGTTTATTTAGCAACTGTGGCAGATGCCAATCAGAATATTCAAGCTCTTCTACCG cCACCACATCAATTAGCTGCTGGTAATGTGCAACAAGGTCCACTAAACCCACCTACTAGTGGAGCTGATGTCCCAGGATCACCTCAACAACCATACAGGCCACCATCTGGGATTTCATCTACACCAACTAGACCAACTCAATCATATGGTCAGAGACCATACCTGCAAAATCAGTATCAAGGACAGTATCAAGGGGCTCCAGGTGTCTACCCACCTCAAGCTAGTTACGGACCACCAGGGCAGGGATATGGACCTCCTAACCCTACGCAACAACCACAGGGCTATCCTCCAAATTCAACTTATGGCCCACCCATTACCACTTCTCCCAATAATTATCCTCCATCAACACATCCAGGTCCTGGATATCCCCAATCAGCTAGTCAGCAACCGTATGCTCCTCCACCAGGTAGTCCAGCTGCAGCAGGCTCACCATATCCTGTACGTGGTTCAAGTCAACCGGCATACACAGGAAATTCAGGTTATGCACCTCCTCAATCTGGTGCAAATTATCCAAATGTTGGTGTTAGTTCTTATAATTCAACTACATCCCAACCTCAGCCATATCAATCTCAACCTTTTCCAAATACTACTCCAACTTCTGCATATAGCTCAACTCCTATTTCACAACCTAATCGCTCCCCACAACCTCCTCCTAGTGGATACACATCACAAAATCCAACAAGCACGGGATATGGTTCACCATCGGCTCAATCGCCGACTTACAATTCTAGTTCTCATGGAAATAATGTCCCTCCATCAACAGTAGCATCAGGTGCTCCACCACAAACTGGTCCCCCAGGGCAACAATATCCACCAACTGGTCAACCCTCCCCGTATCCACCAGCAACACAACCACCTTATTCTAATCCTTCTTCTCAACCTGGAAGTCCAGCTCCCTCAGTATCTACAGCTCCTCCTCCACAATCGTCATATCCTCAAAACCCTCAAAATTATCCCCCAGGAGGTGGAGCTTATCCTCCTCATGCTTATCAACAAGGTTATCCTCCAGCTCAGTACCCACCTTCTCCTTATCCCTATGCTCGCGCTCCTGCACCTGGCGCGCCGCCCCCTGGAGCTCCACAACCATATCCTGGTTATGGATTTCAGCCTCCTAATCAGCAATAG